Proteins encoded within one genomic window of Streptomyces profundus:
- a CDS encoding aminoglycoside phosphotransferase family protein, with translation MEMSDVTRATTAATSIAASLGLPVSGATVLHNSNKLALRLTPCDTFARVAPVGQEVAQFEVDLAQRLVEAGSPVCPLDPRVDPRVYTRDGFAVTLWTYYAPVTPRIPPVDFAKALELLHTGMREVDMPSPRFTDRITEAEDIVADPVRSPELADADRAFLGGRLTSLRRAIEKRGAVEQLLHGEPHPGNLLSTRNGPLFIDLETCCRGPVEFDLAHVPEAVPEHYPDIDRELLDDCRHLVLAMVAAWRWDRGDEFPNGRRFGEELLRALHDGPPWPTLDTLNRRVGGS, from the coding sequence ATGGAGATGTCCGACGTCACGCGTGCCACGACGGCCGCGACCTCGATCGCCGCGTCACTCGGCCTGCCGGTCAGCGGCGCGACCGTGCTCCACAACTCGAACAAGCTGGCCCTGCGGCTGACGCCATGCGACACCTTCGCCCGGGTCGCCCCGGTGGGACAGGAGGTCGCCCAGTTCGAAGTCGACCTCGCCCAGCGGCTCGTCGAGGCCGGCAGCCCGGTGTGCCCCCTGGACCCTCGGGTGGACCCACGGGTGTACACGCGCGACGGCTTCGCGGTGACGCTGTGGACCTACTACGCCCCCGTGACGCCCAGGATCCCACCGGTCGACTTCGCCAAGGCGCTGGAGCTGCTGCACACCGGCATGCGCGAGGTCGACATGCCGAGCCCCCGGTTCACGGACCGGATCACCGAGGCGGAGGACATCGTCGCCGACCCGGTTCGCTCACCGGAACTCGCCGACGCGGACCGCGCCTTCCTCGGCGGCCGGCTAACGAGCCTGCGCCGCGCGATCGAGAAACGCGGCGCGGTGGAGCAGCTGCTCCACGGTGAGCCGCATCCGGGCAATCTGCTCAGCACCCGGAACGGCCCGTTGTTCATCGACCTTGAGACATGCTGCCGTGGCCCCGTCGAATTCGACCTCGCCCACGTTCCCGAAGCGGTCCCCGAGCACTACCCGGACATCGACCGAGAGTTGCTCGACGACTGCCGACACCTCGTCCTCGCGATGGTCGCGGCCTGGCGTTGGGATCGCGGCGACGAGTTCCCGAACGGACGGCGATTCGGCGAAGAACTCCTGCGCGCCCTGCACGACGGCCCACCCTGGCCGACCCTCGACACACTGAACCGGCGCGTGGGCGGCTCGTAG
- a CDS encoding VOC family protein codes for MTEQRAAEGTPGAGPDVDVRGGVNIAMKIPAADYAATVAFYRETLGLEVIDEAEGEATGSVGVTRTHAFRFGPTTLWLDQVDGLARSDLWLELRTSALESAVEHLAAAGHRTCDEIEPFVDPNTRAHWIRNPAGVVHVLAEHQPEDEPVR; via the coding sequence ATGACCGAGCAGCGCGCAGCCGAGGGAACACCAGGCGCAGGCCCCGATGTCGACGTCCGGGGCGGTGTCAACATCGCGATGAAGATACCGGCGGCCGACTACGCGGCCACGGTGGCCTTCTACCGCGAGACCCTCGGCCTGGAGGTCATCGACGAGGCCGAGGGCGAGGCCACCGGCTCCGTCGGCGTCACCCGCACCCACGCCTTCCGCTTCGGCCCCACCACGCTCTGGCTGGACCAGGTCGACGGCCTGGCCCGTTCCGATCTCTGGCTCGAACTGCGCACGTCGGCCCTGGAGTCAGCCGTCGAACACCTGGCCGCCGCCGGCCATCGCACCTGCGACGAGATCGAGCCCTTCGTCGACCCGAACACCCGGGCCCACTGGATCAGGAACCCGGCTGGCGTCGTCCACGTCCTCGCGGAGCATCAGCCGGAGGATGAGCCGGTCCGCTGA
- a CDS encoding DUF6531 domain-containing protein translates to MRPSDWSPVDLDTDPTPGDPDDVRELASDLREFSDDVGEALGKIRGLASERAVLDWAGLSADTFRREFEGVPDNLTKLEDSYALCADALDGYWPTLQTAQGMAGRALDRAISAQADLLSAQSALSDAEDWVGRAGDEAERLREEGRRDNVEPPDEDTVRNATRDHRAAESAATAAQGRVDDAQERLSAARQLALEAREMREEAARVCAQGVDEASDAGIQNRKWWQKAIDWVTDNWDTIVDIAKAIVAVLGIVVMIIGGPLAWIVLAAALIVLADTLIKYAKGEAGLLDVAFAALDCIPGMKGLTTLGGLAAGLKGIRSAASTGLRGLREGALGLGRRVRGDGVPMGGRNACGDPVDVATGELLMSATDVELPGVLPLVVERHHISTYRAGGLFGSSWASTLDQRLLLDDHGVRLFTADGMTLVYPRPIPGETVLPVEGPRWQLYWDGQPQAPMSVHQRESGRTLHFAPTPGRRGGELPLIAITDRNANRVQFAYDAAGALTDVHHSGGYHLGVTTENGRITTLRLLSDPTEPTLLSYGYDAAGLLSEIRNSSGLPLRFGYDAHARMSRWEDRNGYWYSYEYDAEGRCVFTTGTDRALEYRYAYDPENLRTTVTDSLGHATLYEFNDSFQTVAETDPLGHRTIRAWDRYDRTLAETDPLSRTTRYTYDADGNLTLVVRPEGSQLAVEYNEWHQPTAITQPDGSVWRQSYDTRGNRTIAMDPAGARTRYTYERGAVTSITDPLGRRTRISCDAAGLPLLVSDPLGGEVTLVRDALGRPIRVTDPMGAVTTLRWSVEGKLLHRTDPVGGTESFSWDAEGNLLSQTDANGGTTRYAFGPFDLLAHCVTPDGATYRFTRDTELRVTQVVDPLGAAWEYTFDPVGRLVAEKDFDGRTVEYRRDAAGQLVARTNPAGQSTTYSYDLLGQLTARETSEGDRLTYAYDALGRVTAASSPGIDLVRDFDARGSLARESTNGHTLRLGHDPLGRIHTRRTPTGHVSTWTYAENGRPDSLTVDGRTLSFAHDAVGRETSRRVGDNLTFDQRWDPAGRLVRQQLTGPGGQVLQDRTFAYRPDHHLTALTESQGGTTDFTLDPVGRPTAVRGAAGTRESYGYDLAGNQLTADWTTAGSPGLPASAGESGAVGERTFNGTLLTGAGRVRYEYDAAGRPVTRRLTRLSRKPDQWHYTWNALDQLVQTVTPDGTVWRYRYDPFGRRVAKERLGDDGVTVVERCRFTWHDTDLIEQETTGEDGNPVALTWNHHDSRPLTQTRHTASQAETDRQFLAIVTDVVGAPTQLVEETGDVVWRARATLWGVRTEPSSSESADTPLRFPGQYADRETGWHYNYFRHYDPSTARYVTQDPMGLLPAPNPRTYPSDPRRSIDPLGLAAHPALDLDVASATGALPDRGGYSFAGRALMKHAGRNGNPNGWPVPTGTQNPTAWNSTGQNMLDEILTNPNSVTSSGYGRIGGQWQDTIDVRLPDGRGARFSTSSVFSGFLD, encoded by the coding sequence GTGCGCCCATCCGACTGGAGTCCGGTAGACCTGGACACCGATCCGACTCCGGGAGATCCGGACGACGTCCGCGAACTCGCCTCGGATCTGCGGGAGTTCTCCGACGACGTCGGCGAGGCGCTCGGCAAGATCCGGGGCCTCGCCTCGGAGCGCGCGGTGCTGGACTGGGCCGGCCTCTCCGCCGACACGTTCCGCCGCGAGTTCGAGGGCGTCCCCGACAACCTGACCAAACTGGAGGACTCCTACGCCCTCTGCGCCGACGCCCTCGACGGCTACTGGCCCACACTCCAGACGGCGCAGGGCATGGCGGGCCGCGCGCTGGACCGGGCGATCTCGGCGCAGGCCGATCTGCTCAGCGCCCAGTCCGCGCTGAGCGACGCCGAGGACTGGGTGGGCCGGGCCGGCGACGAGGCCGAACGCCTCCGGGAGGAGGGGCGGCGCGACAACGTCGAGCCCCCGGACGAGGACACCGTCCGCAACGCCACCCGCGACCACCGGGCGGCCGAGTCCGCCGCGACCGCCGCCCAGGGGCGGGTCGACGACGCCCAGGAACGGCTCTCCGCCGCCCGCCAACTGGCCCTCGAAGCACGCGAGATGCGCGAGGAAGCGGCTCGCGTCTGCGCCCAGGGCGTCGATGAGGCGAGCGACGCCGGCATCCAGAACCGCAAGTGGTGGCAGAAGGCCATCGACTGGGTGACCGACAACTGGGACACCATCGTCGACATCGCCAAGGCCATCGTCGCCGTGCTCGGCATCGTCGTGATGATCATCGGCGGCCCCCTGGCCTGGATCGTCCTGGCCGCCGCCCTGATCGTCCTCGCCGACACCCTGATCAAATACGCCAAGGGAGAGGCGGGCCTGCTCGACGTCGCGTTCGCCGCCCTCGACTGCATCCCCGGCATGAAGGGCCTGACCACCCTCGGCGGCCTGGCCGCTGGACTCAAGGGCATCAGGAGCGCGGCCAGTACGGGCCTGCGCGGTCTGCGCGAGGGCGCGCTGGGGTTGGGCCGCCGGGTCAGGGGCGACGGAGTGCCGATGGGCGGGCGAAACGCCTGTGGTGACCCGGTGGACGTGGCGACCGGGGAGCTGTTGATGTCCGCCACCGACGTCGAACTGCCCGGTGTGCTGCCCCTGGTGGTGGAGCGGCACCACATCTCCACCTACCGCGCCGGCGGGTTGTTCGGCTCCTCGTGGGCTTCCACGCTGGACCAGCGGCTCCTGTTGGACGACCACGGGGTACGGCTGTTCACCGCCGACGGCATGACGCTGGTCTATCCCCGACCGATCCCCGGCGAGACGGTGCTCCCGGTGGAGGGCCCCCGCTGGCAGCTGTACTGGGACGGCCAGCCCCAGGCGCCGATGTCGGTGCACCAACGGGAGAGCGGACGGACCCTGCACTTCGCCCCCACGCCGGGCCGGCGGGGTGGCGAGCTGCCGCTGATCGCGATCACCGACCGCAACGCCAACCGCGTCCAGTTCGCCTATGACGCGGCCGGCGCGCTCACCGACGTCCACCACTCGGGCGGCTACCACCTGGGCGTCACGACCGAGAACGGCCGGATCACCACGCTGCGGCTGCTCAGCGACCCCACCGAACCCACTCTGCTGTCGTACGGCTACGACGCGGCCGGGCTGCTCTCGGAGATCCGCAACTCCTCCGGCCTGCCGCTGCGCTTCGGCTACGACGCGCACGCCCGGATGTCCCGCTGGGAGGACCGCAACGGCTACTGGTACTCCTACGAGTACGACGCCGAGGGCCGCTGTGTCTTCACCACGGGCACCGATCGGGCCCTGGAGTATCGCTACGCCTACGACCCCGAGAACCTGCGCACCACCGTCACCGACTCCCTGGGCCACGCCACGCTCTACGAGTTCAACGACAGCTTCCAGACCGTTGCCGAGACGGACCCGCTGGGCCACCGCACCATCCGTGCGTGGGACCGCTACGACCGCACCCTCGCGGAGACCGACCCGCTCAGCCGCACCACCCGGTACACCTACGACGCGGACGGGAATCTGACGCTGGTCGTCCGCCCCGAGGGCTCCCAACTGGCCGTCGAGTACAACGAGTGGCACCAGCCCACCGCGATAACCCAGCCGGACGGCAGTGTGTGGCGGCAGAGTTACGACACACGGGGCAACCGCACCATCGCCATGGACCCGGCCGGAGCGCGCACCCGCTACACCTACGAGCGCGGCGCCGTCACCTCCATCACCGACCCCTTGGGCCGGCGCACCCGGATCAGTTGCGACGCCGCCGGGCTGCCCCTGCTGGTCTCCGATCCGCTCGGTGGCGAGGTGACGCTGGTCCGCGACGCGTTGGGGCGGCCGATCCGGGTCACCGACCCGATGGGCGCCGTGACCACGCTGCGCTGGTCCGTCGAGGGCAAGCTCCTGCACCGGACCGACCCGGTCGGCGGTACGGAGTCCTTCAGCTGGGACGCCGAGGGGAACCTGCTCAGCCAGACCGATGCCAACGGCGGCACCACCCGCTACGCGTTCGGGCCCTTCGACCTGCTGGCACACTGTGTCACGCCCGACGGGGCGACCTACCGCTTCACTCGCGACACCGAGCTGCGGGTGACCCAGGTCGTCGACCCGCTCGGGGCGGCGTGGGAGTACACCTTCGACCCGGTCGGACGTCTCGTCGCCGAGAAGGACTTCGACGGTCGGACCGTCGAGTACCGTCGTGACGCGGCGGGACAGCTCGTCGCCCGCACCAATCCCGCCGGACAGAGCACCACCTACAGCTACGACCTCCTCGGGCAGTTGACCGCGCGGGAGACATCCGAGGGGGACCGGCTCACCTACGCCTACGACGCCCTGGGCCGGGTCACGGCCGCCAGCTCGCCCGGCATCGACCTCGTCCGTGACTTCGACGCACGGGGGAGCCTGGCCCGGGAGAGCACCAACGGGCACACCCTGAGGCTCGGCCACGACCCCCTCGGCCGGATCCACACCCGGCGGACGCCCACGGGCCACGTCAGCACCTGGACCTACGCCGAGAACGGCCGGCCGGACTCGCTCACCGTCGACGGCAGGACGCTGTCGTTCGCCCATGACGCGGTCGGGCGGGAGACCAGCCGCCGCGTCGGAGACAACCTGACCTTCGACCAGCGGTGGGACCCGGCTGGCCGCCTGGTGCGGCAGCAACTCACCGGCCCGGGCGGCCAGGTCCTCCAGGACCGTACGTTCGCCTATCGTCCGGACCACCACCTCACCGCCCTGACGGAGTCCCAGGGCGGCACCACCGACTTCACCCTCGACCCCGTGGGACGCCCGACGGCGGTGCGGGGGGCCGCCGGAACGCGGGAGAGCTACGGCTACGACCTCGCCGGCAACCAGCTGACCGCCGACTGGACGACCGCGGGGAGCCCCGGGCTGCCGGCGTCCGCCGGGGAGAGCGGCGCGGTCGGGGAACGCACCTTCAACGGCACGCTTCTGACCGGTGCGGGAAGGGTGCGGTACGAGTACGACGCCGCCGGCCGACCCGTTACCCGCCGCCTCACCCGACTCTCCCGCAAGCCCGACCAGTGGCACTACACCTGGAACGCGTTGGACCAACTGGTCCAGACGGTCACCCCCGACGGCACCGTCTGGCGTTACCGGTACGACCCCTTCGGCCGTCGGGTGGCGAAGGAGCGTCTCGGCGACGACGGCGTCACCGTGGTCGAACGCTGCCGGTTCACCTGGCACGACACCGATCTGATCGAGCAGGAGACCACCGGGGAGGACGGCAACCCGGTGGCCCTCACCTGGAACCATCACGATTCCCGCCCCCTCACCCAGACCCGGCACACCGCCAGCCAGGCCGAGACCGACCGCCAGTTCCTCGCGATCGTCACCGATGTGGTGGGGGCGCCAACGCAGTTGGTCGAGGAGACGGGAGACGTGGTGTGGCGGGCGCGCGCCACCCTCTGGGGCGTGCGCACGGAGCCGTCGTCGTCGGAGTCGGCCGACACACCGCTGCGCTTCCCCGGTCAGTACGCCGACCGGGAGACCGGTTGGCACTACAACTACTTCAGACACTACGACCCGAGCACCGCCCGCTATGTCACGCAGGATCCGATGGGCCTGCTCCCGGCCCCCAACCCGCGGACGTACCCCAGCGATCCCCGCCGCTCCATCGACCCCCTCGGCCTGGCCGCGCATCCGGCGCTCGATCTCGATGTCGCGTCCGCGACCGGCGCCCTCCCGGACCGCGGCGGGTACTCCTTCGCCGGCCGCGCCCTGATGAAACACGCCGGTCGTAACGGCAACCCCAACGGCTGGCCGGTGCCCACCGGAACACAGAACCCCACCGCCTGGAACAGCACGGGCCAGAACATGCTCGACGAGATCCTCACCAACCCGAACTCGGTCACCTCGTCCGGCTATGGAAGAATCGGCGGCCAGTGGCAGGACACGATCGACGTCCGACTGCCCGACGGGCGCGGCGCCAGATTCTCCACGTCGAGCGTCTTCTCCGGCTTTCTGGACTAG
- a CDS encoding DUF6531 domain-containing protein, with protein sequence MARPADWSPLDLDSDPTPGDPGEVRELADELQEFADEVGEALGTIRGMASERAMLEWAGLSADTFRAEFESVPGNLSKLEESYALCSQALQGYWPQLETAQGMADRALDRAISARADLTSARFALEDAQDWVGRAGDEAERLREEGRRENVEPPDESTVRAAARDQQAAASAAGAAEARVADAEQRLDAARQLALDAREMRAEAARICAQGVDEASDAGIQNKKWWEKLIEWLSDAWDTLVSICKVIVAVLAVVAMIIGGPLALVVLVAAVVVLADTLVKFAQGKAGLLDVAFAALDCIPGMKGLTTLGGLARGIKGLATTGIKGLKQGALKLGRIGRGEGIPINARNACGDPVDVATGELLMSAVDVELPGVLPLVIERHHISSYRAGGWFGSSWASTLDQRLILEEHGARLLTADGMTLLYPRPIVDEPVLPVEGPRWTLSWDGQPGSPLTVDQRDGPLLHFAPVPGRPGSELPLVAITDRHDNRVQFAYDETGAPTDIHHSGGYHLGVATEGGRVTELRLLSHPERPVVMAYGYDAAGLLHEIRQADGPPLRFAYDAHARMSRWEDRNGYWYSYEYDERGRCVFTTGTDRVLEYRYAYDPENLRTDVTDSLGQRTRYQFNDCFQLVAQTDPSGHTTGQSWDRYDRSLTRTDPLGRVTRLGYDAAGHLAELVRPDGLATRLTHNELGLVTEITQADGATWRQAYDAAGDLVVLQDPAGHRTRYGYDAHGGLAEVTDPSGDTTRIRSDAAGLPLVVNGPDGEVTRYERDAFGRVTTVTDPSGAMTRFAWSPAGQLLRQTDPLGGSRSWSYDAEGNCRTTTDETGATTTVDYGAFDLPTRRTGPDGVAYAIERDTELRLTGVVDPLGRVWRYDYDPNGRLLAQTDFDGRVTTYRRDAAGQLVERVNPAGQSVRYRYDALGRVAESAASDGGVTTFTRDPLGRVVAAESPGTVLTRAYDVRGDWLSETVNGRTLTVARDALGQVVERTTPAGVHSAWAYAGFATPTALTVDGRTVAFSRTAHGRGVARTYGGQLTVSVALDAAGRPTDQLVTGPAGRDIARHSYSYRADHHLTGLTGPGGPTEFTLDPRGRVTAVDGPAGEERYAYTETGDQAEAGWPRGEPASAGPRSYTGTLLTDAGRTHYTYDAAGRVVARRRKNLSKKPDTWAYTWDADDRLTSVTTPDGTVWRYRYDAFGRRTAKERLGQDGRTPVELTDFTWQDTNLVEQTATGGDARGPSTLTWEHEGTTPLLQLESAGHSAAQQEVDRRFHAIVSDLVGRPTLLIDERDEQWETAWESRTTLWGAPLPGGPDGTDTPLRFPGQYADEETGWHYNHHRHYDPETGRYVTADPLGLAPAENPRVYVHNPLTWSDPLGLAPHSALITGFRLQTLHRLSRRMLVDGSGNVSIAGRQHLYVNLSNDIRHTLNFRGGQGEIVSFQLRQSFLDRVRSTAIPQRNPGNYTPEQWKQMKQTHPEISDPTKGDDLYGLPGSMLDEFQDAIIPGSGKIIKNGSS encoded by the coding sequence ATGGCACGTCCCGCTGACTGGTCCCCGTTGGATCTGGATTCCGATCCCACCCCGGGAGATCCGGGAGAGGTCAGGGAACTCGCCGACGAGTTACAGGAGTTCGCCGATGAGGTGGGGGAGGCTCTCGGTACGATCCGGGGAATGGCCTCGGAGCGGGCGATGCTGGAATGGGCGGGGCTCTCCGCCGACACGTTCCGCGCCGAGTTCGAGAGCGTGCCGGGGAATCTGAGCAAGTTGGAGGAGTCCTACGCGCTCTGTTCGCAGGCGTTGCAGGGGTATTGGCCGCAGTTGGAGACCGCGCAGGGGATGGCGGACCGGGCGTTGGACCGGGCGATCTCGGCGCGGGCGGATCTGACCAGTGCCCGGTTCGCGTTGGAGGACGCGCAGGACTGGGTGGGGCGGGCCGGCGACGAGGCCGAGCGGCTGCGCGAGGAGGGCCGGCGGGAGAACGTCGAGCCGCCGGACGAGAGCACCGTCCGGGCCGCCGCGCGGGATCAGCAGGCCGCCGCGTCGGCGGCCGGCGCGGCCGAGGCGCGGGTCGCCGACGCGGAGCAACGTCTGGATGCCGCACGGCAGTTGGCGTTGGATGCCCGGGAGATGCGGGCGGAGGCGGCTCGGATCTGTGCGCAGGGCGTCGATGAGGCGAGCGATGCCGGCATCCAGAACAAGAAGTGGTGGGAGAAGCTGATCGAGTGGCTCTCCGATGCCTGGGACACGCTGGTCAGCATCTGCAAGGTCATCGTCGCGGTGCTTGCCGTGGTGGCCATGATCATCGGAGGGCCGCTGGCGCTGGTGGTGCTGGTGGCTGCCGTGGTGGTGTTGGCGGACACCCTCGTCAAGTTCGCGCAGGGCAAGGCGGGGCTGCTCGATGTGGCGTTCGCCGCGTTGGACTGCATCCCGGGGATGAAGGGCCTCACCACCCTCGGCGGGCTCGCCCGGGGCATCAAGGGCCTGGCCACCACCGGGATCAAGGGGCTGAAGCAGGGCGCGCTCAAGCTGGGCCGGATCGGCCGGGGCGAGGGCATCCCGATCAACGCCCGCAACGCCTGCGGCGACCCGGTCGATGTCGCCACCGGCGAGCTGCTGATGTCGGCGGTCGACGTCGAACTCCCGGGCGTGCTGCCCCTGGTGATCGAGCGGCACCACATCTCCAGCTACCGCGCGGGCGGCTGGTTCGGGTCGTCCTGGGCGTCCACCCTGGACCAGCGGCTGATCCTGGAGGAGCACGGCGCCCGGCTGCTCACCGCCGACGGGATGACGCTGCTCTATCCGCGCCCGATCGTGGACGAGCCGGTGCTCCCCGTGGAGGGCCCCCGCTGGACGCTGTCCTGGGACGGGCAGCCAGGCAGCCCGCTGACGGTCGACCAACGGGACGGTCCGCTGCTGCACTTCGCCCCCGTGCCGGGGCGGCCAGGCAGCGAGCTGCCGCTGGTCGCGATCACCGACCGGCACGACAACCGCGTCCAGTTCGCCTACGACGAGACGGGCGCGCCCACCGACATCCACCACTCAGGCGGCTACCATCTCGGCGTCGCCACCGAGGGCGGCCGGGTCACCGAGCTGCGGCTGCTCAGCCATCCCGAGCGTCCCGTCGTGATGGCCTACGGCTATGACGCCGCCGGTCTGCTCCACGAGATCCGCCAGGCGGACGGGCCGCCGCTGCGGTTCGCGTACGACGCGCACGCCCGGATGTCCCGCTGGGAGGACCGCAACGGCTACTGGTACTCCTACGAGTACGACGAGCGGGGCCGCTGCGTCTTCACCACGGGCACCGACCGGGTGTTGGAGTACCGCTACGCCTACGACCCGGAGAACCTCCGCACCGACGTCACCGACTCGTTGGGGCAGCGCACCCGCTACCAGTTCAACGACTGCTTCCAACTCGTCGCCCAGACCGACCCCTCGGGCCACACCACCGGCCAGAGCTGGGACCGCTACGACCGCTCGCTGACGAGGACCGACCCGCTGGGCCGGGTCACCCGCCTCGGCTACGACGCGGCGGGGCACCTCGCCGAGCTGGTCCGTCCCGACGGTCTTGCCACCCGGCTGACCCACAACGAGTTGGGTCTGGTCACCGAGATCACGCAGGCCGACGGCGCCACCTGGCGGCAGGCGTACGACGCGGCGGGGGACCTCGTCGTCCTCCAGGACCCGGCCGGGCACCGCACCCGCTACGGCTACGACGCCCATGGCGGGCTGGCCGAGGTGACGGACCCGTCCGGTGACACCACCCGGATCCGCTCGGACGCGGCCGGGCTGCCGCTCGTGGTGAACGGCCCGGACGGCGAGGTCACCCGCTACGAGCGGGACGCCTTCGGCCGGGTCACCACCGTCACCGACCCGTCGGGCGCCATGACCCGCTTCGCATGGTCCCCGGCGGGCCAACTGCTGCGTCAGACGGACCCGTTGGGCGGCAGCCGCAGCTGGAGCTATGACGCCGAGGGCAACTGCCGCACCACCACGGACGAGACGGGCGCCACCACCACGGTCGACTACGGCGCCTTCGACCTGCCGACCCGCCGCACCGGGCCCGACGGCGTCGCCTACGCGATCGAACGGGACACCGAACTGCGCCTGACCGGCGTGGTCGACCCCCTGGGCCGGGTCTGGCGGTACGACTACGACCCGAACGGGCGGCTGCTCGCCCAGACCGACTTCGACGGCCGCGTCACCACCTACCGGCGGGACGCCGCCGGGCAGCTCGTCGAACGGGTCAACCCGGCGGGGCAGTCGGTCCGTTACCGCTACGACGCGCTGGGGCGGGTGGCGGAGTCGGCCGCCTCGGACGGCGGCGTGACCACGTTCACCAGGGACCCGCTCGGCCGCGTCGTCGCCGCCGAGAGCCCGGGCACGGTCCTGACCCGTGCCTACGACGTGCGCGGCGACTGGCTCAGCGAGACGGTCAACGGCCGCACCCTGACCGTCGCCAGGGACGCCCTGGGGCAGGTCGTCGAGCGCACCACGCCGGCCGGCGTGCACAGTGCCTGGGCCTACGCGGGGTTCGCCACCCCCACCGCGCTGACCGTCGACGGACGCACCGTCGCGTTCAGCAGGACGGCCCACGGGCGGGGCGTCGCCCGGACCTACGGGGGCCAACTGACCGTCTCCGTCGCCCTGGACGCCGCCGGGCGGCCCACCGACCAGCTGGTCACCGGGCCAGCCGGGCGGGACATCGCACGGCACTCGTACTCCTACCGCGCCGACCACCACCTCACGGGGCTGACCGGCCCCGGCGGGCCCACCGAGTTCACCCTCGACCCGAGGGGGCGGGTCACCGCCGTGGACGGCCCGGCGGGCGAGGAGCGTTACGCCTACACCGAGACGGGCGACCAGGCCGAGGCCGGGTGGCCGCGTGGCGAGCCCGCCTCGGCCGGGCCACGGAGCTACACCGGCACCCTGCTGACCGACGCCGGACGCACCCACTACACCTACGACGCCGCCGGCCGGGTGGTCGCCAGACGGCGGAAGAACCTCTCCAAGAAGCCGGACACCTGGGCCTACACCTGGGACGCCGACGACCGGCTGACCTCCGTCACCACCCCGGACGGCACCGTCTGGCGCTACCGCTACGACGCCTTCGGCCGCCGCACCGCCAAGGAACGCCTGGGCCAGGACGGCCGCACCCCCGTCGAGCTGACCGACTTCACCTGGCAGGACACCAACCTCGTCGAGCAGACCGCCACCGGCGGCGACGCCCGGGGGCCGTCCACCCTCACGTGGGAGCACGAGGGCACCACGCCGCTGCTCCAGCTGGAGAGCGCGGGCCACTCCGCCGCCCAGCAGGAGGTGGACCGGCGGTTCCACGCGATCGTCTCCGACCTGGTCGGCCGGCCCACGCTGCTGATCGACGAACGGGACGAACAGTGGGAGACGGCCTGGGAGTCCCGCACCACCCTCTGGGGCGCGCCGCTGCCGGGCGGCCCCGACGGGACGGACACGCCGCTGCGTTTCCCCGGCCAGTACGCCGACGAGGAGACCGGCTGGCACTACAACCACCACCGGCACTACGACCCGGAGACCGGTCGCTACGTCACCGCCGACCCGCTCGGCCTCGCCCCGGCGGAGAACCCCCGGGTCTATGTGCACAACCCGCTGACCTGGTCGGACCCGCTGGGCCTCGCGCCCCACTCCGCGCTGATCACCGGGTTCCGGCTACAGACCCTGCACCGGCTGAGCCGGCGGATGTTGGTGGACGGGTCGGGCAACGTCTCCATCGCCGGTCGGCAGCATCTCTATGTCAACCTCAGCAACGACATCAGACACACGCTCAACTTCCGTGGCGGGCAGGGGGAGATCGTCTCCTTCCAGCTGCGGCAGAGCTTCCTGGACCGGGTGCGGAGCACCGCCATCCCGCAGCGGAACCCGGGCAACTACACGCCCGAGCAGTGGAAGCAGATGAAGCAGACCCACCCGGAGATCTCCGACCCGACGAAGGGAGACGATCTCTACGGACTGCCGGGCAGTATGCTCGACGAGTTCCAGGACGCCATCATTCCCGGCTCCGGAAAGATCATCAAGAACGGGTCGAGCTGA
- a CDS encoding YdcF family protein, with amino-acid sequence MTDTGSERNVSGRQRELAGVIWEYHRMGHRVRACDVAIGLGSHDLGVATFAAELYRAGLFPTLVFSGANSPTTAARFPRGEAVHYRERALELGVPSEAILVEPRAGNTGQNITLSRDVLAVAGIVPTSVLLVSKPYMERRSYATARKVWPEVEVVCASESMHFDDYVKSVGDEKLVVDMLVGDLQRVIDYPKLGFAIEQDVPEAVRAAYEALIRDGFTSRLVAS; translated from the coding sequence GTGACAGACACGGGTAGCGAGCGGAATGTCAGCGGGCGGCAGCGGGAGTTGGCCGGAGTGATCTGGGAGTATCACCGGATGGGGCACCGGGTGCGGGCCTGTGATGTGGCGATCGGGCTGGGAAGTCACGATCTGGGAGTGGCCACGTTCGCGGCGGAGTTGTACCGGGCCGGGCTCTTTCCGACGCTTGTCTTCTCCGGTGCGAACAGCCCCACCACCGCTGCCCGCTTCCCGCGTGGGGAGGCTGTGCACTACCGCGAGCGGGCACTTGAGCTGGGCGTGCCTTCGGAGGCGATCCTGGTGGAGCCTCGGGCGGGTAACACGGGGCAGAACATCACGCTCTCCCGCGATGTGCTGGCCGTGGCCGGGATCGTCCCGACATCGGTGTTGCTGGTCTCCAAGCCGTATATGGAGCGGCGTTCCTACGCCACGGCGCGCAAGGTGTGGCCCGAGGTCGAGGTGGTCTGTGCTTCGGAGTCGATGCACTTCGACGACTATGTGAAGAGCGTCGGCGACGAGAAGCTCGTCGTCGACATGCTGGTGGGCGACCTACAGCGGGTGATCGACTACCCGAAGCTCGGATTCGCCATCGAACAGGATGTCCCGGAGGCCGTGCGGGCCGCCTACGAGGCTCTCATCCGCGACGGCTTCACCAGCCGGCTTGTCGCATCCTGA